A genome region from Hydrogenoanaerobacterium saccharovorans includes the following:
- a CDS encoding sulfite exporter TauE/SafE family protein, whose protein sequence is MNFVMHALAGASIGVLNGLFGAGGGIVAVGFLSRLDGNIKSAHATAILITLFLSAASSYMYVTSGNVTFSDALPFLPGGMIGAIAGALFLKKIPDFWLRKVFAVFILYSATRLLLR, encoded by the coding sequence ATGAATTTTGTCATGCACGCTTTGGCAGGTGCATCTATCGGTGTGCTCAACGGTCTGTTCGGTGCAGGCGGAGGAATTGTTGCCGTAGGCTTTTTAAGCAGACTGGATGGGAATATCAAATCTGCACATGCAACTGCTATTTTAATCACATTATTTTTATCAGCGGCAAGTTCCTATATGTATGTTACAAGCGGCAACGTAACATTTTCTGACGCACTCCCCTTTTTACCGGGCGGTATGATCGGGGCAATTGCGGGTGCACTTTTTCTGAAAAAGATACCTGACTTTTGGCTTAGAAAGGTGTTTGCAGTCTTTATACTTTATTCTGCAACTCGGTTACTGCTGCGATGA